The following are encoded in a window of Salmo trutta chromosome 9, fSalTru1.1, whole genome shotgun sequence genomic DNA:
- the LOC115200049 gene encoding carnitine O-acetyltransferase-like isoform X2: MSVTILPERSSHHQDNLPKLPVPPLRQTFERYLLMLEPLLSEEEMDHTRKLVKEFLIPEGVGDRLQRSLERRASNKENWLTEWWMQSAYLDSRMPVAVYSSPGVVLPRMTFQDRQGQMRFAAKLISGVLDFKQMIDNETLPIEYLGGKPLCMDQYYQILSSCRIPGPKRDTVVNHAIGKVAPTHITVVHNFQFFVLDVYNSDGSPLTVDQIYMQLEKIWNSSLQSNKEPIGILTSQHRNTWGKAYNNLIKDKTNKESVRAIQKSIFTVCLDAPMPQMSEQRYQSRVAAQMLHGGGSRWNSGNRWFDKTLQFIVGEDGTCGLVYEHAPAEGPPIVFLVDYLVEYMGRMEVVRAPMIPLPMPPKLRFNITPEVKKDIESAKQNMNIMSHDLDVNVVYFADYGRNVPKAHKMSPDAFIQMALQLAYFRMYQMCCSTYESASLRMFALGRTDTIRSCSNESLKFVQAMEDLAKPNTEKVSLLDKACQAHVEYTRMAIHGQAIDRHLLGLKLQAIEELTSMPEIFMDTAYAVAEHPNLSTSQAGAKTDCVMCFGPLVPDGYGVCYNPMADHINIAITAFNSCEETHAANFGRAMKKALRDMRSLLEETAKAKQ, translated from the exons ATGTCAGTGACCATCCTCCCAGAGAGGTCCTCGCATCACCAGGACAATTTGCCCAAGCTGCCCGTGCCTCCACTAAGGCAGACATTTGAGCGCTACCTGTTGATGCTGGAGCCCCTGCTCAGTGAGGAGGAGATGGATCACACACGCAAGCTGGTCAAGGAGTTCCTCATTCCTGAGGGAGTGGGAGACAGGTTGCAGAGGAGCCTGGAGCGCAGAGCTAGCAACAAAGAAAACTGG CTCACAGAGTGGTGGATGCAGTCAGCCTATCTGGATTCCCGGATGCCTGTGGCAGTCTATTCCAGCCCTGGGGTGGTCCTGCCCCGCATGACCTTCCAAGATCGCCAAGGACAAATGAG GTTTGCTGCTAAATTGATTTCAGGAGTTTTGGACTTCAAACAAATGATTGACAA TGAGACCCTACCTATTGAGTATTTGGGTGGGAAGCCTCTGTGTATGGACCAGTACTACCAGATCCTGTCCTCCTGTCGTATCCCTGGACCAAAGAGAGACACTGTGGTCAACCATGCTATCGGGAAAGTGGCCCCTACTCACATCACTGTGGTCCATAACTTCCAG TTCTTTGTCCTGGATGTGTATAACAGTGATGGCTCCCCACTGACGGTGGACCAGATTTACATGCAACTGGAGAAAATCTGGAACTCGTCCCTGCAGAGCAACAAGGAGCCTATCGGCATCCTGACTTCCCAGCACCGCAACACCTGGGGCAAGGCCTACAACAACCTCATCAAGG ACAAGACAAACAAGGAGTCTGTCCGTGCTATCCAGAAGAGCATATTCACGGTGTGTCTAGACGCCcccatgccacagatgtctgagcAGCGCTACCAGAGCCGCGTTGCTGCCCAGATGCTGCATGGTGGAGGGAGTCGCTGGAACAGCGGCAACCGCTGGTTTGATAAGACGTTACAG TTTATTGTGGGTGAAGATGGTACCTGTGGTCTGGTGTATGAGCATGCCCCAGCTGAAGGCCCACCCATTGTGTTCCTAGTGGACTATTTGGTTGAGTACAT GGGAAGGATGGAGGTAGTACGCGCTCCCATGATCCCTCTGCCCATGCCTCCCAAACTGCGTTTCAATATCACACCTGAGGTCAAGAAGGATATTGAGTCGGCCAAACAGAATATGAACAT AATGTCACATGATTTGGATGTGAACGTGGTCTACTTTGCTGACTATGGGAGAAATGTTCCAAAGGCTCACAAGATGAGTCCAGATGCCTTTATACAAATGGCTCTACAGCTTGCCTACTTCAG AATGTATCAGATGTGCTGTTCCACTTATGAGAGTGCGTCCCTGCGTATGTTTGCACTTGGTCGAACAGACACAATCCGCTCCTGCTCCAATGAGTCTCTCAAGTTTGTCCAGGCAATGGAGGACCTAGCTAAACCG AACACAGAGAAGGTTTCTCTATTGGACAAGGCATGCCAAGCCCACGTAGAATACACACGCATG GCAATTCATGGCCAGGCCATAGACAGACATCTCCTTGGCCTGAAGCTTCAGGCGATTGAAGAACTGACGTCCATGCCAGAGATATTCATGGACACAGCCTATGCTGTGGCTGAGCATCCCAATCTCTCCACCAGCCAG GCTGGTGCCAAGACAGACTGTGTGATGTGCTTCGGTCCACTGGTGCCAGATGGCTACGGAGTGTGTTACAACCCCATGGCAGACCACATCAACATTGCCATTACAGCCTTCAACAGCTGTGAAGAGACACATGCTGCCAACTTTGGCCGGGCTATGAAGAAGGCTCTGAGAGACATGAGGTCTCTGCTGGAGGAGACAGCTAAGGCCAAGCAATGA
- the LOC115200049 gene encoding carnitine O-acetyltransferase-like isoform X1 gives MLGLLLRVVLRPGLVKPCRLVKPMSVTILPERSSHHQDNLPKLPVPPLRQTFERYLLMLEPLLSEEEMDHTRKLVKEFLIPEGVGDRLQRSLERRASNKENWLTEWWMQSAYLDSRMPVAVYSSPGVVLPRMTFQDRQGQMRFAAKLISGVLDFKQMIDNETLPIEYLGGKPLCMDQYYQILSSCRIPGPKRDTVVNHAIGKVAPTHITVVHNFQFFVLDVYNSDGSPLTVDQIYMQLEKIWNSSLQSNKEPIGILTSQHRNTWGKAYNNLIKDKTNKESVRAIQKSIFTVCLDAPMPQMSEQRYQSRVAAQMLHGGGSRWNSGNRWFDKTLQFIVGEDGTCGLVYEHAPAEGPPIVFLVDYLVEYMGRMEVVRAPMIPLPMPPKLRFNITPEVKKDIESAKQNMNIMSHDLDVNVVYFADYGRNVPKAHKMSPDAFIQMALQLAYFRMYQMCCSTYESASLRMFALGRTDTIRSCSNESLKFVQAMEDLAKPNTEKVSLLDKACQAHVEYTRMAIHGQAIDRHLLGLKLQAIEELTSMPEIFMDTAYAVAEHPNLSTSQAGAKTDCVMCFGPLVPDGYGVCYNPMADHINIAITAFNSCEETHAANFGRAMKKALRDMRSLLEETAKAKQ, from the exons CTAAGGCCGGGCTTGGTGAAGCCATGTCGCCTGGTCAAGCCGATGTCAGTGACCATCCTCCCAGAGAGGTCCTCGCATCACCAGGACAATTTGCCCAAGCTGCCCGTGCCTCCACTAAGGCAGACATTTGAGCGCTACCTGTTGATGCTGGAGCCCCTGCTCAGTGAGGAGGAGATGGATCACACACGCAAGCTGGTCAAGGAGTTCCTCATTCCTGAGGGAGTGGGAGACAGGTTGCAGAGGAGCCTGGAGCGCAGAGCTAGCAACAAAGAAAACTGG CTCACAGAGTGGTGGATGCAGTCAGCCTATCTGGATTCCCGGATGCCTGTGGCAGTCTATTCCAGCCCTGGGGTGGTCCTGCCCCGCATGACCTTCCAAGATCGCCAAGGACAAATGAG GTTTGCTGCTAAATTGATTTCAGGAGTTTTGGACTTCAAACAAATGATTGACAA TGAGACCCTACCTATTGAGTATTTGGGTGGGAAGCCTCTGTGTATGGACCAGTACTACCAGATCCTGTCCTCCTGTCGTATCCCTGGACCAAAGAGAGACACTGTGGTCAACCATGCTATCGGGAAAGTGGCCCCTACTCACATCACTGTGGTCCATAACTTCCAG TTCTTTGTCCTGGATGTGTATAACAGTGATGGCTCCCCACTGACGGTGGACCAGATTTACATGCAACTGGAGAAAATCTGGAACTCGTCCCTGCAGAGCAACAAGGAGCCTATCGGCATCCTGACTTCCCAGCACCGCAACACCTGGGGCAAGGCCTACAACAACCTCATCAAGG ACAAGACAAACAAGGAGTCTGTCCGTGCTATCCAGAAGAGCATATTCACGGTGTGTCTAGACGCCcccatgccacagatgtctgagcAGCGCTACCAGAGCCGCGTTGCTGCCCAGATGCTGCATGGTGGAGGGAGTCGCTGGAACAGCGGCAACCGCTGGTTTGATAAGACGTTACAG TTTATTGTGGGTGAAGATGGTACCTGTGGTCTGGTGTATGAGCATGCCCCAGCTGAAGGCCCACCCATTGTGTTCCTAGTGGACTATTTGGTTGAGTACAT GGGAAGGATGGAGGTAGTACGCGCTCCCATGATCCCTCTGCCCATGCCTCCCAAACTGCGTTTCAATATCACACCTGAGGTCAAGAAGGATATTGAGTCGGCCAAACAGAATATGAACAT AATGTCACATGATTTGGATGTGAACGTGGTCTACTTTGCTGACTATGGGAGAAATGTTCCAAAGGCTCACAAGATGAGTCCAGATGCCTTTATACAAATGGCTCTACAGCTTGCCTACTTCAG AATGTATCAGATGTGCTGTTCCACTTATGAGAGTGCGTCCCTGCGTATGTTTGCACTTGGTCGAACAGACACAATCCGCTCCTGCTCCAATGAGTCTCTCAAGTTTGTCCAGGCAATGGAGGACCTAGCTAAACCG AACACAGAGAAGGTTTCTCTATTGGACAAGGCATGCCAAGCCCACGTAGAATACACACGCATG GCAATTCATGGCCAGGCCATAGACAGACATCTCCTTGGCCTGAAGCTTCAGGCGATTGAAGAACTGACGTCCATGCCAGAGATATTCATGGACACAGCCTATGCTGTGGCTGAGCATCCCAATCTCTCCACCAGCCAG GCTGGTGCCAAGACAGACTGTGTGATGTGCTTCGGTCCACTGGTGCCAGATGGCTACGGAGTGTGTTACAACCCCATGGCAGACCACATCAACATTGCCATTACAGCCTTCAACAGCTGTGAAGAGACACATGCTGCCAACTTTGGCCGGGCTATGAAGAAGGCTCTGAGAGACATGAGGTCTCTGCTGGAGGAGACAGCTAAGGCCAAGCAATGA